From a single Granulicella aggregans genomic region:
- a CDS encoding cold-shock protein, translating to MEQGTVKWFNDAKGFGFISRQNGEDVFVHYSAINSNGFKSLQEGQAVQFNVVKGPKGWQASDVQPL from the coding sequence ATGGAACAGGGAACAGTGAAGTGGTTTAACGACGCCAAGGGGTTTGGCTTCATCAGCCGTCAGAACGGCGAGGATGTATTCGTACACTACTCGGCGATCAATTCGAACGGTTTCAAAAGCCTTCAAGAGGGCCAGGCAGTGCAGTTCAACGTAGTCAAGGGACCCAAGGGTTGGCAGGCGTCTGACGTCCAGCCTCTCTAG
- the cmk gene encoding (d)CMP kinase translates to MTANSFAPTEKVRPTPRQRPVIAIDGPAGAGKSTLAAHLARTFGFLNLETGAMYRALALKAIENDFGFDEEEPLLELASRTRIKLEPQLEGNIVLLDGTNVSRRIRDKDVTSGASQISVHPRLRAWMVAEQRALGQAGGVVMEGRDIGTAVFPDAEVKIFLDADPEVRGNRRYQQLPGTPDAPTVTEATLIAEMRERDQRDRNRTESPLKPAPDAILLDSTNLTLDQVLVEAEKIVRSHLPTTPQ, encoded by the coding sequence TTGACCGCAAACTCCTTCGCCCCCACCGAAAAAGTCCGGCCCACCCCCCGCCAGCGCCCCGTCATCGCCATCGACGGCCCCGCCGGTGCCGGCAAGAGCACCCTGGCCGCCCATCTAGCCCGCACCTTCGGCTTCCTCAACCTCGAGACCGGAGCCATGTACCGCGCCCTCGCCCTTAAAGCCATTGAAAACGACTTCGGCTTCGACGAAGAAGAGCCCCTCCTCGAGCTTGCCTCCCGCACCCGCATCAAGCTCGAGCCCCAGCTCGAAGGCAACATCGTCCTTCTCGACGGCACCAACGTCTCCCGCCGCATCCGCGACAAAGATGTCACCTCTGGAGCCTCCCAGATCTCCGTCCATCCCCGCCTCCGCGCCTGGATGGTCGCCGAACAGCGCGCTCTCGGCCAGGCCGGCGGAGTCGTCATGGAAGGCCGCGACATCGGCACCGCCGTCTTCCCCGACGCCGAAGTAAAGATCTTCCTCGACGCCGACCCCGAAGTCCGCGGCAATCGACGCTACCAGCAGCTGCCCGGCACGCCCGACGCCCCAACAGTCACCGAAGCCACCCTTATCGCCGAGATGCGCGAGCGCGACCAGCGTGACCGAAACCGCACGGAATCCCCCCTGAAACCCGCGCCGGACGCCATCCTCCTCGACTCGACCAACCTCACCCTCGACCAGGTCCTCGTCGAAGCCGAAAAGATCGTCCGCAGCCATCTGCCCACGACCCCGCAATAA
- a CDS encoding 2-oxoglutarate dehydrogenase E1 component, which produces MATTPGTEPQTSPENQTEQAREREDVFNLFRTWGHLQATLDPLGQFLPPEPFPIAPPEGEATAEARSFYCGTIAAEFMHIGNMERRQWLQAQMEQTYTPKNQAHILTQLIHAELFEQVIQSRYLGTKRFSLEGLTVLIPFLDSIFETSASLGVESAVFAMSHRGRLNVMTNTVGRSASEVFAKFEDVDPRSVLGGGDVKYHVGATGTYTSPEGKTINLHLASNPSHLEAVDPVALGRTRAKQMRLDIYGADNSFGKEKVLPMIIHGDAAFAGQGIFAELLVLAALPGYEVGGTIHVIVNNLLGFTALPEESNASRYASDLAKRLPIPIFHVNAEDPDAVVRVAAIAAEYRHKFHSDIVIDLVGYRRHGHSEVDDPTVTQPRRYAIIKDHPVLYNLYAKQIGVDPSAEVAEVQQHFLEDQKVASHADHKPRLASKPAYWDPYHGGDFEPEYEVSTGLPADRIAELVRLSTQSPEGFHIHPKVKKLFEQRLEMGAGKRPFDYGMAELVAYASLLLTGFPVRLSGQDSQRGTFNQRHAVMVDIETEQRYIPLAHMSADQSRFEVYNSMLSEAAVLGYEYGYSRDYPEALVLWEAQFGDFANGAQIIIDQFISAGEAKWGLLSGLVMLLPHGYEGQGPEHSSARLERFLQLAAHDNIQICQPSTAAQYFHLLRRQVMRLWRKPLVVFTPKSMLRHPDASSTLADFAAPRYLEVLPDNAVSGPRRLLLCSGKIGHNLRVEREKRKDMSVGIIFIEQLYPFPEAEIQAAIDQHPSAQEIVWVQEEPANMGAHTYIMPLLKRLTGDRALTSVKRSASASPATGSAKAHELEEKTLIDLAFGTTTR; this is translated from the coding sequence ATGGCGACCACCCCCGGCACCGAACCCCAAACCTCCCCTGAAAATCAAACCGAGCAGGCCCGCGAACGCGAAGACGTCTTCAACCTCTTTCGTACCTGGGGCCATCTCCAGGCCACGCTCGATCCCCTCGGCCAGTTCCTTCCGCCTGAGCCCTTCCCCATCGCTCCCCCCGAAGGCGAAGCTACGGCGGAAGCCCGCAGCTTCTACTGCGGCACCATCGCCGCCGAGTTCATGCACATCGGCAACATGGAGCGCCGCCAGTGGCTCCAGGCCCAGATGGAGCAGACCTACACGCCGAAGAACCAGGCCCACATCCTCACCCAGCTCATCCACGCCGAGCTCTTCGAGCAGGTCATCCAGTCCCGCTATCTCGGCACCAAGCGCTTCTCGCTTGAAGGTCTCACCGTCCTCATCCCGTTCCTCGACTCCATCTTCGAGACCAGCGCCTCACTCGGCGTTGAAAGCGCCGTCTTCGCCATGAGCCATCGCGGACGTCTCAACGTCATGACCAACACCGTCGGTCGCTCTGCATCCGAAGTCTTCGCCAAGTTCGAAGACGTCGACCCACGCTCGGTCCTCGGCGGCGGCGACGTCAAGTACCACGTCGGCGCGACCGGCACCTACACCTCGCCCGAAGGCAAGACCATCAATCTTCACCTAGCCTCGAACCCGAGCCACCTTGAAGCCGTCGATCCCGTAGCCCTCGGCCGCACCCGCGCCAAGCAGATGCGCCTCGACATCTACGGCGCCGACAACTCCTTCGGCAAGGAAAAAGTCCTGCCCATGATCATCCACGGCGACGCCGCATTCGCCGGCCAGGGCATCTTTGCCGAACTCCTCGTCCTCGCCGCTCTTCCCGGCTACGAAGTCGGCGGCACCATCCACGTCATCGTCAACAACCTCCTCGGCTTCACCGCTCTGCCGGAAGAGTCGAACGCCTCCCGCTACGCCTCCGACCTCGCCAAGCGCCTGCCCATCCCCATCTTCCACGTCAACGCCGAAGATCCTGACGCCGTCGTCCGCGTCGCCGCCATCGCCGCCGAGTATCGCCACAAGTTCCACTCCGACATCGTCATCGACCTCGTCGGATATCGCCGCCACGGCCACTCCGAGGTCGACGATCCCACCGTCACCCAGCCCCGCCGCTACGCCATCATCAAGGACCACCCCGTCCTCTACAACCTCTACGCGAAGCAGATCGGCGTCGACCCCTCCGCCGAAGTCGCAGAGGTCCAGCAGCACTTCCTCGAAGACCAGAAGGTCGCCAGCCACGCCGACCACAAGCCCCGCCTCGCCAGCAAGCCCGCCTACTGGGATCCCTACCACGGCGGCGACTTCGAGCCGGAGTATGAAGTCTCCACCGGCCTCCCCGCCGACCGCATCGCCGAACTCGTGCGCCTCTCCACGCAATCGCCAGAAGGCTTCCACATTCACCCCAAGGTGAAGAAGCTCTTCGAGCAGCGCCTCGAGATGGGGGCAGGGAAGCGCCCCTTCGACTACGGTATGGCCGAGCTGGTCGCCTATGCCTCGCTCCTGCTCACCGGCTTCCCCGTCCGCCTCAGCGGCCAGGACTCCCAGCGCGGAACCTTCAACCAGCGCCACGCTGTCATGGTCGACATCGAAACCGAGCAGCGCTACATCCCGCTCGCCCACATGTCGGCGGACCAGTCCCGCTTCGAGGTCTACAACTCCATGCTCTCCGAGGCCGCAGTCCTCGGCTACGAGTACGGCTACTCCCGCGACTACCCCGAGGCCCTCGTCCTCTGGGAGGCCCAGTTCGGCGACTTCGCCAACGGCGCACAGATCATCATCGACCAGTTCATCTCCGCTGGCGAAGCCAAGTGGGGACTGCTCTCCGGCCTCGTCATGCTCCTCCCCCACGGCTACGAAGGCCAGGGGCCCGAGCACTCCAGCGCTCGCCTCGAGCGCTTCCTCCAGCTCGCCGCCCACGACAACATCCAGATCTGCCAGCCCTCCACCGCCGCGCAGTACTTCCATCTCCTCCGCCGCCAGGTCATGCGCCTCTGGCGTAAGCCCCTTGTCGTCTTCACTCCGAAGTCGATGCTCCGTCACCCCGACGCATCCTCCACCCTCGCCGACTTCGCCGCTCCTCGCTACCTCGAAGTCCTGCCCGACAACGCCGTCTCCGGCCCTCGCCGACTCCTCCTGTGCTCCGGCAAGATCGGCCACAACCTCCGCGTCGAGCGCGAGAAGCGCAAGGACATGTCCGTCGGTATCATCTTCATCGAGCAGCTCTACCCCTTCCCCGAAGCCGAGATTCAGGCCGCCATCGACCAGCACCCCAGCGCGCAGGAGATCGTCTGGGTCCAGGAAGAGCCCGCCAACATGGGTGCCCACACCTACATCATGCCGCTTCTAAAACGCCTGACCGGCGACCGCGCTCTCACCAGCGTGAAACGTAGCGCAAGCGCCAGCCCCGCCACCGGCTCCGCCAAGGCCCACGAGCTCGAAGAAAAGACCCTCATCGACCTGGCCTTCGGCACCACCACGCGCTAA
- a CDS encoding Uma2 family endonuclease, with product MNLAFTESQLPVRIRFEQPLSDDALARFSSENDPLRIERDSNGELIVMTPLHSDSGAIEGEILFELARWARTDGRGKIFSSSAGFTLPDGSMRAPDASWISLARWNALTRAQQQSYAPICPEFIIEVRSNSDRLINLEAKMEMWIANGAELAWLIDPERKTVSIYRPGDNPELLHDPTSVQGTGPVAGFELILSRIWQ from the coding sequence ATGAACCTCGCGTTCACTGAGTCCCAACTCCCCGTCCGCATCCGCTTCGAGCAACCGCTCTCGGACGACGCCCTCGCGCGCTTCTCCTCCGAAAATGACCCCCTCCGGATCGAACGCGACTCCAACGGAGAACTCATCGTAATGACACCCCTACACTCCGATAGCGGAGCCATCGAAGGCGAGATCCTCTTCGAACTCGCGCGCTGGGCACGTACCGACGGTCGCGGCAAAATATTCAGCTCGAGCGCCGGCTTCACCCTCCCCGACGGCTCCATGCGCGCTCCCGACGCCTCCTGGATCAGCCTCGCTCGCTGGAACGCCCTCACCCGCGCCCAGCAGCAAAGCTACGCTCCCATCTGCCCCGAGTTCATCATTGAAGTGCGCTCTAACTCCGACCGCCTGATCAACCTCGAAGCCAAGATGGAGATGTGGATCGCTAACGGCGCTGAACTAGCCTGGCTCATCGACCCTGAACGGAAGACAGTCTCCATCTACCGCCCCGGCGATAACCCCGAACTCCTTCACGACCCAACCTCGGTGCAGGGAACCGGCCCCGTAGCCGGCTTCGAACTCATCCTCTCCCGCATCTGGCAGTAG
- a CDS encoding MBL fold metallo-hydrolase — MTRARVMGVAAALCAAFGAGAWGQAVPPFTLQDLGGGAWAAIDNAAAKADESGSNAGFVIGADGVLVVDTFENPAAAKKMLEAIREKATLPVKYVVNTHYHLDHVAGNAVFAGAGAVVMAHENVRGWERTENLKFFGENPTAEQRAMVEGLYLPDVTYERGATAFLGPKRGVELRYMKGHTGGDTVVWDAESNVVFCGDLFWNKTLPNLIDASTKEWVETLDALVTEHPGAKFVPGHGDKAGDAGDVKAFRDYLAFLREAIAKAQTGGVNGDAVVKAVLPQIKAKYGDWAFPEFMEPDIRRTDEELRGVKRLPPLAMK, encoded by the coding sequence ATGACTAGAGCTCGGGTGATGGGTGTTGCGGCGGCTTTATGCGCGGCGTTTGGGGCGGGTGCGTGGGGTCAGGCGGTCCCGCCGTTTACGCTGCAGGATTTAGGCGGCGGGGCCTGGGCGGCGATCGACAATGCGGCGGCGAAGGCGGATGAGTCGGGGTCGAATGCGGGGTTTGTGATTGGCGCGGATGGCGTGCTGGTCGTAGATACGTTTGAGAATCCGGCGGCGGCGAAGAAGATGCTGGAGGCAATCCGCGAGAAGGCGACGCTGCCAGTGAAGTACGTCGTCAATACGCACTATCATCTGGACCATGTTGCTGGGAACGCTGTGTTCGCAGGGGCTGGAGCGGTGGTGATGGCGCATGAGAACGTGCGCGGATGGGAGCGGACGGAGAACCTGAAGTTCTTTGGCGAGAATCCGACAGCTGAGCAGAGGGCTATGGTGGAAGGGCTCTATCTGCCCGATGTGACGTATGAGCGGGGCGCGACGGCGTTTCTTGGGCCGAAGCGTGGCGTGGAGTTGCGGTACATGAAGGGGCATACGGGCGGAGACACTGTGGTGTGGGATGCGGAGTCAAATGTGGTCTTCTGCGGAGACCTCTTCTGGAATAAGACGCTGCCGAATCTGATCGATGCCTCGACGAAGGAGTGGGTGGAGACGCTGGATGCGCTGGTAACGGAGCATCCAGGGGCGAAGTTTGTTCCCGGGCATGGAGATAAGGCGGGCGACGCTGGAGATGTGAAGGCGTTTCGGGACTACCTGGCGTTTCTGCGGGAGGCGATTGCGAAGGCGCAAACGGGTGGAGTCAACGGCGATGCGGTGGTGAAGGCGGTGCTGCCGCAGATCAAGGCAAAGTACGGTGACTGGGCATTTCCGGAGTTTATGGAGCCGGATATTCGGCGGACGGATGAGGAGTTGCGCGGGGTGAAGCGGCTGCCTCCGCTGGCGATGAAGTAA
- a CDS encoding OmpP1/FadL family transporter, protein MPNRLSRPAFLASLVTLAFSLSFAANAQSAGALGNGLSAAAVARGGTMVTEHASPLDAVEGNPAGLAGIHSRVLDLSGLALVAHGTFTNSANSAADPGTLRAFSGALPYAAFAVPLGKRFTAAAAVTPEFLMRAAWQYTDPAGTAGVTYGSQKQESQFIAIRSSASIAYAPSRKWSFGSSIGLVYNKNLLHAPYIFQEEPALAGLKVLLDLHTKGWGWNGSAGAQYQPNDRLGFGFAWKSGTSVPSHGYAQGSAYALFNALGVGADPTFHYQAEVDNHLPQVVSAGVRWQINPHIRIATEGGWTNWSNSFNRLPVKLKEGTNAVINSVAGSSSIRDYVPLSWHDQGTFRAGVELPVKHQWTARAGYSFLSNPVPSSTITPLTAAILSHGLATGLGYQPEAGTPHNLLSRLQWDAAYQLQLPANQSVGISSLQAGEYSNSHIHVLTQSVTLSTRLNF, encoded by the coding sequence ATGCCAAATCGCCTCTCACGACCTGCCTTTCTTGCATCTCTCGTCACCTTGGCTTTCTCGCTCTCGTTCGCGGCGAACGCTCAATCCGCCGGAGCCCTCGGCAACGGTCTCTCCGCCGCCGCCGTCGCCCGTGGCGGCACCATGGTCACCGAGCACGCCTCTCCCCTCGACGCGGTCGAAGGCAATCCCGCCGGCCTCGCCGGAATCCACTCCCGCGTCCTCGACCTCAGCGGCCTCGCCCTCGTCGCCCACGGCACCTTCACCAACTCCGCAAACTCAGCAGCCGACCCCGGCACCCTCCGCGCCTTCTCCGGAGCTTTGCCCTACGCCGCCTTCGCTGTGCCTCTCGGTAAGCGTTTCACCGCCGCTGCCGCCGTCACTCCTGAGTTCCTCATGCGCGCCGCCTGGCAGTACACCGACCCCGCCGGAACCGCCGGCGTCACCTACGGCTCCCAAAAGCAGGAGTCCCAGTTCATCGCCATCCGCAGCTCCGCCTCCATCGCCTACGCCCCCAGCCGCAAGTGGTCCTTCGGCTCCAGCATCGGCCTCGTCTACAACAAGAACCTCCTCCACGCCCCCTACATCTTCCAGGAAGAGCCCGCCCTCGCCGGCCTCAAAGTCCTCCTCGACCTCCACACCAAGGGCTGGGGCTGGAACGGCAGCGCCGGCGCTCAATACCAGCCCAACGATCGCCTCGGCTTCGGCTTCGCCTGGAAGAGCGGCACCTCCGTCCCCAGTCACGGCTACGCCCAGGGCAGCGCCTACGCTCTCTTCAACGCCCTCGGCGTAGGCGCCGACCCCACCTTCCACTACCAGGCCGAGGTCGATAACCACCTTCCCCAGGTCGTCTCCGCCGGCGTCCGCTGGCAGATCAACCCCCACATCCGCATAGCCACCGAAGGCGGCTGGACCAACTGGTCGAACTCCTTCAACCGCCTCCCCGTAAAGCTCAAGGAGGGCACCAACGCCGTCATCAACTCCGTCGCCGGAAGCTCCTCCATCCGCGACTACGTCCCTCTGAGCTGGCATGATCAGGGCACCTTCCGCGCCGGCGTCGAACTCCCCGTCAAGCACCAGTGGACAGCCCGCGCCGGCTACAGCTTCCTTTCAAACCCCGTCCCTAGCTCGACCATCACCCCGCTCACCGCGGCCATCCTCTCGCACGGCCTCGCTACCGGTCTCGGCTACCAGCCCGAAGCCGGAACGCCCCACAACCTCCTCTCACGCCTGCAGTGGGACGCCGCCTACCAGCTCCAGCTCCCCGCCAACCAATCGGTCGGCATCAGCTCGCTCCAGGCGGGCGAGTACTCCAACTCCCACATTCACGTCCTCACCCAGTCGGTCACCCTCTCCACCCGCCTCAACTTCTGA